A part of Maridesulfovibrio hydrothermalis AM13 = DSM 14728 genomic DNA contains:
- a CDS encoding PilZ domain-containing protein — translation MPGTDRIFVIAFVDSHLPYQGMNIHSKLDIKFCTDLDSFFEEMLKTEHAGLILEMHKVMDTPALERNKIFAFAASKPVLRTRAKSKTADLVDDPDQFINNCKTKKKGRIRRFERTEVDLQIQISCDNDHAMASDFSGTIRNISETGCFIETRTDFSENKFIHIKINDISNKLPIYAALCWTKNGPDKLYGYGVKFISIQEDQSAELVKKYSPST, via the coding sequence ATGCCCGGCACAGATAGAATTTTTGTCATAGCTTTTGTTGACAGCCATTTGCCTTATCAGGGTATGAATATTCATTCAAAACTCGACATCAAATTCTGCACTGATCTCGATAGCTTCTTTGAAGAAATGCTAAAGACAGAACATGCAGGACTTATCCTTGAAATGCACAAAGTTATGGACACTCCTGCTTTAGAACGAAATAAAATTTTCGCTTTTGCGGCCAGTAAGCCTGTCCTGCGAACTCGGGCTAAATCAAAAACAGCCGATCTGGTCGATGACCCTGACCAGTTTATCAACAATTGCAAAACCAAAAAGAAAGGCCGGATACGCCGCTTTGAACGGACAGAGGTGGACCTGCAAATTCAGATCAGCTGTGATAATGATCACGCAATGGCATCTGATTTCAGCGGGACAATCCGTAATATTTCTGAAACAGGATGTTTTATTGAGACCAGAACCGATTTTTCCGAAAATAAATTCATCCACATAAAAATCAACGATATCTCCAACAAACTCCCCATCTACGCTGCGCTGTGCTGGACAAAAAACGGCCCTGACAAACTTTATGGATACGGGGTCAAATTTATCAGTATTCAGGAAGATCAGTCGGCTGAACTGGTCAAAAAGTACTCTCCATCAACATAA
- a CDS encoding PilZ domain-containing protein yields MLQQNNQIIVFTDNPAAYDQTELTEHIDVEFCSCPDSICCAMLEKNYSGMILDMRKMMQTPCCKRDRILSLSAKTPIMRTLEEADRPICLDDHEDFICRCLKQCCIRTGSSCAISVSIPVEISLENDPAMRTTVTGTIHDLFEHGCTFHTDADLSGHTFLHLKISSLTNKLPIYAGVCREQTDLDCSCGYKVKFLDIKEDQSRELSDNIPPSESADPVRQPLIK; encoded by the coding sequence ATGCTACAACAAAACAATCAGATTATCGTCTTCACTGACAATCCTGCTGCCTACGACCAGACTGAATTAACGGAACATATTGATGTAGAGTTCTGCTCCTGCCCGGATAGCATCTGCTGCGCCATGCTGGAAAAAAACTACTCCGGCATGATTCTGGATATGCGTAAAATGATGCAGACTCCATGCTGTAAACGGGACAGAATTCTCTCTCTTTCAGCAAAAACGCCCATAATGCGCACACTGGAAGAGGCAGACCGCCCAATATGTCTGGATGACCATGAAGACTTTATATGCAGATGCCTTAAGCAATGCTGTATCAGAACAGGATCGTCATGTGCGATCTCAGTTAGTATACCGGTAGAAATCAGCCTTGAGAATGACCCTGCCATGAGGACAACTGTAACTGGGACAATTCATGATTTATTTGAACATGGATGCACTTTCCACACTGATGCCGATCTATCAGGCCATACTTTCCTGCATTTAAAAATATCATCACTGACAAATAAGCTTCCCATCTATGCCGGAGTTTGCCGCGAACAAACCGATCTTGATTGTTCCTGCGGATACAAGGTCAAATTTCTGGATATCAAAGAAGACCAATCACGCGAACTTAGTGACAATATCCCCCCTAGCGAGAGTGCTGATCCCGTTCGACAACCGTTAATAAAATAA
- a CDS encoding peptide-binding protein yields MNKLTLALIILGCFAFLPSCGTDTKQEADKQIPASSSIDPADAKPQFGGRLTEPALAEPMCLIASLSTDSASHTVADKIFVSLLKYNKDIELVPEAAESFEVLDGGKLFKFKLREDIRWFDGKPLTAEDVEFTYKMMIDPDTPTAYAGDFLNVKEFKLTGKYSFEVRYDKVFARSLITWASDILPKHILENEDLNTTKYRRNPVGAGPYKLKEWVPGRRLILEANDDYFEGRPYIDEIVYRIIPDLSTQFLELKSGSLDSMSLTPQQYLFQTKGAGWKNDFQKFKYLSFSYAYLGFNMESNFFKDVRVRRAINYAIDKEEIVKGVLLGQGYPASGPYKPGTWVFNDKLKPYGYHPEKAKELLKEAGWIDSDGDGILERDGVPFSFTLITNQGNSLRIKSATIIQNRLKAIGIEVKIRTVEWAAFVKEFIDKGRFDATILGWNILQDPDIYSVWHSSKAVPGGLNFVRYKNAELDDLLEKGRSTLVQAERKVIYDRIQEILHEEQPYCFLYVPMALPIYKSRIKGLKIAPVGLGYNANSWWIPASLQTKPSLQQ; encoded by the coding sequence ATGAATAAATTAACGCTTGCCTTAATAATTCTGGGATGTTTCGCTTTTCTGCCATCCTGTGGAACGGATACGAAGCAGGAGGCCGACAAGCAGATTCCGGCTTCTTCTTCAATTGACCCCGCTGATGCCAAGCCTCAGTTCGGGGGAAGGTTGACCGAGCCGGCTCTTGCCGAACCGATGTGTCTTATTGCATCTCTTTCAACAGACAGTGCAAGTCACACCGTGGCGGATAAGATATTTGTTTCTCTCCTTAAATACAACAAGGATATAGAACTTGTTCCTGAAGCAGCCGAATCTTTTGAAGTGCTCGACGGTGGGAAGCTGTTTAAATTTAAATTGCGTGAAGATATAAGATGGTTTGACGGCAAGCCTTTGACGGCTGAAGATGTTGAATTTACATATAAAATGATGATTGATCCTGATACTCCCACAGCTTACGCCGGGGATTTTTTAAATGTAAAAGAATTCAAGCTGACTGGTAAGTATAGTTTTGAAGTGCGTTACGATAAAGTTTTTGCAAGATCGCTGATAACGTGGGCAAGTGATATTTTGCCAAAACATATCTTGGAAAACGAAGACCTGAACACTACAAAATATAGACGCAATCCTGTTGGAGCCGGTCCATACAAGCTTAAAGAGTGGGTTCCCGGACGCAGGTTGATCCTTGAGGCCAATGATGATTATTTTGAAGGGCGTCCTTATATTGATGAAATTGTCTATCGGATAATTCCTGATCTTTCCACTCAGTTTCTGGAACTTAAAAGCGGCAGTCTGGACAGTATGTCCTTAACTCCGCAACAGTATCTGTTTCAGACTAAAGGAGCCGGATGGAAAAATGACTTTCAGAAATTTAAATATCTGTCATTTTCATACGCCTACCTCGGTTTTAATATGGAGAGCAATTTCTTTAAAGATGTGCGGGTAAGGCGTGCCATTAATTACGCAATTGATAAAGAAGAGATAGTCAAAGGAGTTCTGCTGGGACAGGGGTATCCTGCCTCCGGTCCCTACAAACCCGGAACATGGGTCTTTAATGATAAATTAAAACCTTATGGCTATCATCCGGAAAAAGCTAAAGAACTCCTCAAGGAAGCCGGATGGATAGATTCTGACGGGGATGGGATTTTGGAACGTGACGGAGTGCCTTTTTCTTTTACGCTTATTACAAATCAGGGAAATTCCTTGCGTATTAAGTCTGCAACAATTATTCAAAACCGTCTCAAGGCAATCGGAATAGAAGTTAAGATCAGAACTGTGGAGTGGGCGGCTTTTGTTAAGGAATTTATTGATAAAGGACGTTTTGACGCCACCATCCTCGGTTGGAATATCCTTCAAGACCCTGATATCTATTCTGTATGGCACTCTTCAAAAGCGGTTCCCGGGGGGCTTAATTTTGTCAGGTATAAAAATGCGGAACTTGACGATTTGCTTGAAAAAGGCCGCTCTACTTTGGTGCAGGCCGAGCGAAAGGTTATTTATGACCGTATTCAGGAAATCTTACATGAAGAGCAGCCTTACTGTTTTCTCTATGTGCCTATGGCGCTGCCTATTTATAAAAGCAGGATTAAAGGCTTGAAAATTGCGCCTGTGGGACTTGGATACAATGCGAACAGCTGGTGGATTCCAGCATCATTACAGACGAAGCCCAGCTTACAACAGTAA
- a CDS encoding DEAD/DEAH box helicase: MSQNEETVVKSILKSFVSGTVPEYILEGARTIVNADGVQKLDLKKRERYWDVDASIQGDDFQIYSTELGLNLAEESINHYCNCPESFSGVCRHVGAAALKLLLSLDSEEQKAESQKQADWRQNFRSFFATELEPEAGKHYIIYRMYPEPERLQVAFFRARQNKSGLSQVQNEIDLETIIEKPEWSETSPNLPLVGEQIGHFLDYRGHRVDIPAGLHAWFFTAIKDEYYLFLRDTDIPIRIESRTMQLKLSPELSEEGLKFDILLSDEGKPPFSIMDDDEVFFYGRLPLWVYWKHGFYPVQTTLAPKLVQEMRLQNPEIPPADIPEFLDRVWTQIPASDLHDHEEFLEKMQPFFVPATFNPKLFLNEEGSLLTIRIDNTYDTEHGEVPMGEPNPDLQTGSYKDGDKSYLVRRAQDEEAQLFSELQDMGFQPRNNSIWFMEQEAAITFLLDYYPQLVEAYRIYGEKNLTRYKVRLTTPQIVAEVETDEDNKWFNLDINVEYDDQRVPIDKIWEAWSQGKRYVQLKDGSYTSLPESWLKKLSHKLKALGYDPEQPPRQHFEQYETPVLDSIIEDLPNTKTDEQFVKLREKIQNFDEIKMLEQPKGLDATLRPYQVQGLSYLNFLREYHFGGILADEMGLGKTIQTLSFILSLHERGITGPNLIIVPTSVLPNWEREAQKFVPQLSLLTIYGSRREELFKKISDSTIVVTTYALLRRDLEELLKHDYTSVILDEAQNIKNPNTITAKSVRKLKSDMRLCLSGTPIENNLFELWSLFEFLMPGFLSSQHSFQRGIVKPIKDGDEETLNYLRTRVQPFILRRTKSEVAKDLPPKIETVHYCELIDEQRELYTALAKRLKDQVLRDVDEKGMAKSQMSILDALLKLRQICCHPRLLKLDMPGLSTNLPSGKFDAFKDLIFDVVEGGHKVLVFSQFVQMLHIIRSWLTIKDIPFTYLDGSSKDRFEQVDKFNDSPDIPIFLISLKAGGTGLNLTSADYVIHYDPWWNPAVENQVTDRTHRIGQKRQVFAYKMICQNTVEEKILGLQEMKKSVADAIIPGQSALKSLTRDDLEMLFEI, from the coding sequence ATGTCTCAAAACGAAGAAACTGTCGTAAAGTCGATTCTTAAATCATTTGTTTCCGGAACCGTTCCAGAATACATTCTGGAAGGCGCACGCACTATTGTCAACGCTGATGGTGTACAGAAACTTGATCTTAAAAAACGCGAAAGATATTGGGATGTTGACGCCTCTATTCAGGGCGACGACTTTCAAATTTATTCTACAGAATTAGGGCTTAATCTGGCGGAAGAAAGCATAAATCATTATTGCAACTGCCCAGAGTCCTTTTCCGGTGTATGCAGACACGTGGGGGCTGCTGCACTTAAACTACTGCTTTCACTTGATTCCGAAGAACAAAAAGCCGAGTCCCAGAAACAAGCTGACTGGCGGCAGAATTTCCGATCATTTTTCGCTACAGAACTTGAACCGGAAGCAGGCAAACATTACATTATCTACCGCATGTATCCTGAGCCGGAAAGGTTGCAGGTTGCTTTTTTCAGAGCCAGACAAAACAAATCCGGACTTTCACAGGTCCAGAACGAAATCGACCTTGAAACTATCATCGAAAAGCCGGAATGGAGTGAGACATCTCCAAACCTGCCGCTGGTTGGTGAACAGATCGGTCATTTCCTTGATTACCGCGGACACCGTGTAGACATCCCGGCTGGGCTGCACGCATGGTTTTTCACGGCCATCAAGGATGAATATTACCTGTTCCTCAGGGACACGGATATTCCCATCCGCATCGAAAGCAGAACCATGCAGCTTAAACTTTCTCCCGAACTTTCGGAAGAGGGCTTAAAATTTGACATCCTCCTGTCAGATGAAGGTAAACCACCCTTCTCTATCATGGATGATGATGAAGTATTCTTTTATGGCAGACTACCGCTCTGGGTATACTGGAAGCATGGTTTCTACCCTGTCCAGACTACCCTTGCGCCCAAGCTGGTACAGGAGATGAGACTCCAGAATCCAGAGATTCCTCCGGCAGATATTCCGGAGTTTCTTGACCGTGTCTGGACTCAGATTCCTGCTTCCGACCTGCATGATCACGAAGAATTTCTTGAAAAAATGCAGCCGTTCTTTGTTCCGGCAACTTTTAATCCCAAGCTTTTCCTCAATGAGGAAGGATCGCTGCTGACCATCAGAATCGACAACACTTACGATACTGAACACGGCGAAGTTCCCATGGGAGAACCTAACCCGGACCTGCAGACCGGAAGTTACAAGGATGGAGATAAATCCTACCTTGTGCGCCGTGCACAGGACGAAGAGGCTCAGCTGTTCTCAGAGCTTCAGGACATGGGTTTTCAGCCGCGGAATAATTCCATCTGGTTCATGGAACAGGAGGCGGCAATTACGTTCCTGCTGGATTACTATCCGCAGCTTGTCGAAGCTTACAGAATTTATGGAGAAAAGAACCTTACCCGCTACAAAGTAAGGCTCACCACGCCTCAGATTGTCGCTGAAGTTGAAACGGATGAAGACAATAAATGGTTCAACCTCGACATCAATGTCGAGTACGACGACCAGCGTGTTCCCATCGATAAAATCTGGGAAGCATGGAGTCAGGGCAAACGCTACGTTCAACTTAAAGACGGTTCCTATACAAGCCTGCCGGAATCATGGCTCAAGAAGCTCAGTCACAAACTCAAAGCTCTTGGTTACGATCCGGAACAGCCGCCAAGACAACATTTTGAGCAGTATGAGACTCCTGTGCTGGACAGCATTATCGAAGACCTTCCGAATACCAAAACCGATGAGCAGTTTGTAAAGCTCCGGGAAAAGATTCAGAATTTTGACGAAATTAAAATGCTCGAACAGCCCAAAGGGCTTGACGCAACACTGCGTCCCTATCAGGTGCAGGGCTTAAGTTACCTCAACTTTCTGCGTGAATACCACTTTGGCGGTATTCTGGCTGATGAAATGGGACTGGGTAAAACCATCCAGACCCTCTCTTTCATCCTGTCACTGCATGAAAGAGGCATTACCGGACCGAACCTGATTATTGTGCCGACCTCTGTTCTTCCCAACTGGGAACGTGAGGCACAAAAATTTGTCCCGCAACTTTCATTGCTGACAATTTACGGTTCCAGACGCGAAGAGCTATTCAAAAAGATCAGTGATTCAACAATTGTTGTAACAACCTATGCGCTGCTGCGCCGTGATCTGGAAGAACTGCTCAAGCATGATTATACATCTGTAATCCTTGATGAAGCCCAGAATATCAAGAACCCGAATACCATCACTGCCAAGTCTGTGCGCAAGCTGAAATCAGACATGAGGCTCTGCCTCTCCGGTACGCCTATTGAGAATAATCTCTTTGAGCTGTGGTCCCTGTTCGAGTTCCTCATGCCCGGCTTCTTAAGCTCGCAGCACTCCTTCCAGCGTGGAATTGTAAAACCCATCAAGGACGGGGACGAAGAGACTCTCAACTACCTGCGCACAAGGGTTCAGCCGTTTATCCTGCGCCGGACCAAGTCCGAAGTTGCCAAGGATCTTCCGCCCAAAATTGAAACCGTACATTATTGCGAACTCATTGATGAACAGCGGGAGCTTTATACAGCTCTGGCTAAACGACTCAAGGATCAGGTTCTCAGAGATGTCGATGAAAAAGGCATGGCTAAGAGCCAGATGTCTATCCTTGATGCCCTGCTCAAGCTACGCCAGATCTGCTGTCATCCCAGACTGCTTAAACTGGACATGCCCGGCCTTTCCACTAACCTGCCGTCCGGTAAATTTGACGCATTCAAAGATCTCATTTTTGATGTAGTCGAAGGCGGGCATAAAGTGCTGGTCTTTTCGCAGTTCGTACAGATGCTGCATATCATCCGCTCATGGCTGACCATTAAAGATATTCCTTTCACCTACCTTGACGGCTCCAGCAAAGACCGTTTCGAACAGGTGGATAAGTTTAACGACAGTCCGGATATCCCTATCTTCCTGATTTCTCTGAAAGCAGGCGGAACAGGACTCAACCTGACCTCGGCTGACTACGTAATCCATTACGATCCGTGGTGGAACCCGGCAGTTGAAAATCAGGTTACTGACCGTACCCATCGTATCGGTCAGAAACGTCAGGTATTTGCCTATAAGATGATCTGTCAAAATACTGTTGAGGAAAAAATTCTCGGCCTGCAGGAAATGAAGAAAAGTGTTGCGGATGCCATTATTCCCGGCCAATCAGCACTCAAATCACTTACCCGTGACGACCTTGAAATGTTATTCGAAATTTAA
- a CDS encoding single-stranded DNA-binding protein: MAGSMNKVILIGRIGQDPKLSYTTSGQAVANLSIATDEGYKDRNSGQKVEKTEWHRVVAWRQTAEFIGKYLSKGRLVMVEGKLQTRKWQDQNGQDRYTTEIVANNVQGLDSRQNDGGGYQGQQQGQYNNQQGQQQGQYNQQQGQYNNQQPAQQPGQQPQQQQAQQGGGFGDDEDLGPAFPSEASGMDEVPF, encoded by the coding sequence ATGGCAGGAAGTATGAATAAAGTAATTTTGATAGGACGTATCGGGCAGGATCCGAAATTGTCGTACACAACATCCGGTCAGGCTGTTGCCAACCTGTCGATCGCAACCGATGAAGGTTACAAAGACCGTAACTCCGGGCAGAAGGTTGAAAAAACAGAATGGCATCGCGTTGTAGCGTGGCGTCAGACTGCCGAGTTCATTGGCAAGTACCTTTCCAAAGGCCGCCTTGTAATGGTTGAAGGCAAGCTTCAGACTCGTAAATGGCAGGACCAGAACGGGCAGGATCGCTATACTACTGAAATCGTGGCTAATAACGTTCAGGGGCTGGATAGCAGACAGAACGATGGTGGCGGGTATCAGGGCCAGCAGCAGGGGCAGTACAATAACCAGCAGGGCCAGCAGCAGGGACAGTACAACCAGCAGCAGGGACAGTATAATAACCAGCAACCAGCTCAGCAGCCCGGTCAACAACCCCAGCAGCAACAGGCTCAGCAGGGCGGCGGCTTTGGCGATGACGAAGATCTCGGTCCCGCATTTCCATCCGAAGCCAGCGGGATGGACGAAGTTCCATTTTAA
- a CDS encoding carboxyl transferase domain-containing protein, whose amino-acid sequence MKIDKRIDALAERLTYIKDIFGNLENANITMLSSELGEFRELGSTLSSDDAARRLIRLEDLFSFLESKLEKELTPMDRVRIVRHPQRICLTDILENVYDNYTELGGLGEFSIDPAMLIAQAYITRRVGQKVIHQPVMVIGQEKGHGQEFRNGGSVKPWGNAKALHYMKVAQAEGIPIHTYIFTPGSYPVEDYPGAAQQIAKNIYEMGQIDVPVIAVISEGGSGGAEAIGLADRRLMLSHGYYSVISPEGAAAIEANFKSGRRVSDELIAGCAKRLKITAEDNLRMGYIDRIIQEPDLGAKPNSYDFFRNLRSEIIRATNEACISVKGLKLFRAMALNQKGVEDGEDVFMRWALSSRARKRLVEKRYEKFRSLSSDAYMDNRSIFLKLGSAAQGAAWSTKSWVLYNLVGCAVRAAKMGMEEIQAEAHLVKERTARMLKKGKPAKPVNSKISNETRNKLFCLSKSDSGPCFEEGRWKYSSPMISEDRTYTCPNSATEGCLDLWGPDLFGDFGGVCSNCGHHFRMEYQWYLYNVFNYAEGFEFNSGIEAANPLDYEGFDLKLEEARKKTGLRSSCITFETRLNDINVVVVCLAASFRGGSVGAAEGEKIIRAAERAQRKQLPLIAYVHGTAGIRIQEGTNGVLQMPRCTMALRRYVDSGGLYLVIYDTNSYGGSVASFLGCSPYQFGIRSSNIGFAGPRVITETTGTAIPPNYHSAWNALSRGHIQGIWDRREMAKNIQQSLMTMGGRNLYYR is encoded by the coding sequence ATGAAAATTGATAAGCGGATTGACGCTCTGGCAGAGCGACTCACATACATCAAAGATATTTTCGGGAATCTCGAAAATGCAAATATAACTATGCTAAGTTCTGAACTTGGCGAGTTCCGTGAGCTGGGCAGCACATTATCCTCTGACGATGCAGCGCGCCGTCTTATCCGACTTGAAGACCTGTTCTCCTTTCTGGAATCCAAGCTTGAAAAAGAGCTTACCCCTATGGACCGGGTGCGTATTGTGCGTCACCCCCAGCGTATTTGTCTAACCGATATTTTAGAGAATGTTTACGACAATTATACTGAGCTTGGCGGGCTTGGGGAGTTCAGTATTGACCCGGCAATGCTTATTGCTCAGGCCTATATCACCAGAAGGGTCGGGCAGAAGGTTATTCATCAACCGGTTATGGTTATCGGGCAGGAAAAAGGGCACGGACAGGAATTCCGCAACGGGGGATCTGTCAAACCGTGGGGGAATGCCAAAGCTCTGCATTATATGAAAGTTGCGCAGGCTGAAGGGATTCCGATTCATACTTATATTTTTACCCCCGGTTCATATCCGGTGGAAGATTATCCCGGTGCGGCGCAGCAGATTGCTAAAAATATTTATGAAATGGGGCAGATTGATGTACCCGTTATTGCTGTTATTTCCGAGGGTGGTTCCGGTGGGGCCGAGGCTATCGGGCTTGCCGACCGCAGGCTGATGCTTTCTCATGGTTACTACTCCGTTATTTCTCCCGAAGGGGCGGCAGCAATTGAAGCTAACTTTAAATCCGGCAGACGGGTCAGCGATGAACTTATTGCCGGCTGTGCTAAAAGGCTGAAGATCACCGCTGAAGATAATCTGAGAATGGGGTACATTGACAGGATTATTCAAGAACCTGACCTCGGCGCAAAGCCTAATAGTTATGACTTCTTCAGAAATCTGCGCTCTGAAATAATCCGGGCAACCAACGAAGCTTGTATTTCTGTCAAAGGGCTGAAACTTTTTCGGGCTATGGCTCTTAACCAGAAAGGCGTGGAAGACGGTGAAGACGTTTTTATGCGCTGGGCTTTAAGTTCCCGCGCCCGTAAACGGCTGGTGGAAAAGCGGTATGAAAAGTTTCGCTCCCTTTCTTCCGATGCCTACATGGACAACAGGTCGATTTTTCTTAAACTGGGTTCTGCTGCTCAGGGTGCGGCCTGGTCCACTAAGTCGTGGGTTTTATATAATCTGGTGGGATGTGCGGTACGTGCTGCTAAAATGGGAATGGAAGAAATTCAGGCGGAAGCCCATCTGGTCAAAGAGCGTACTGCGCGGATGCTCAAAAAAGGAAAACCCGCTAAACCCGTTAACAGCAAAATTTCAAATGAAACACGGAATAAACTTTTTTGCCTGTCCAAATCTGATTCCGGGCCGTGTTTTGAAGAGGGACGCTGGAAATACAGCAGCCCCATGATCAGTGAAGACCGGACATACACCTGCCCCAATTCGGCAACCGAAGGATGCCTTGATCTCTGGGGACCTGATTTATTTGGAGATTTCGGAGGAGTATGCAGTAACTGCGGTCATCATTTCCGTATGGAATATCAATGGTATCTGTACAATGTCTTCAATTACGCAGAAGGGTTTGAATTCAATTCCGGCATTGAAGCTGCCAATCCTCTGGATTACGAAGGATTTGACCTTAAACTCGAAGAGGCGCGTAAAAAAACAGGATTGCGCTCTTCCTGCATTACCTTTGAAACCCGTCTCAATGATATCAATGTAGTCGTTGTTTGTCTGGCTGCTTCTTTCCGCGGCGGTTCAGTCGGTGCAGCTGAAGGTGAGAAAATTATTCGCGCAGCCGAAAGAGCGCAGCGTAAGCAGTTACCGCTTATCGCCTATGTTCACGGTACTGCCGGTATACGCATTCAGGAAGGTACAAATGGTGTATTGCAAATGCCCCGCTGTACTATGGCTCTGCGTCGTTATGTTGATAGCGGCGGATTATATCTGGTTATTTATGATACTAATTCCTACGGCGGCTCCGTAGCCAGTTTTCTCGGCTGCTCGCCTTATCAGTTCGGTATCCGTTCATCCAATATCGGTTTTGCCGGGCCGCGGGTTATTACCGAGACCACTGGAACAGCCATACCGCCCAACTATCACAGTGCATGGAACGCCCTGTCTCGCGGGCATATTCAAGGTATCTGGGATCGCAGGGAAATGGCCAAGAATATTCAACAGTCACTGATGACCATGGGCGGCAGGAATTTATATTATAGATGA
- a CDS encoding ammonium transporter, protein MINTGDTAFILISAALVLLMIPGLALFYAGMVRSKNVLGTIMQSFIMISVISIEWIYIGYTMSFGPDIGGFIGDLSFFALNGVTGAPSETYATTIPQTVFMIYQCMFAVITPALITGAFAERVRFAPFIAFSLLWSILVYNPVCHWIWGGGFLAEMGVLDFAGGLVVHLTCGVAALVACIFIGPRTGYGKRMFIPHNLTMTLLGTGLLWFGWFGFNSGSALAADGIAAGAFVATHIAAMAGMAAWCGIEWYHNGKPTSLGAASGAIAGLATITPAAGFVSPNSAVIIGLSGGLICYGAVMAKSRMGYDDSLDVVGIHGVGGLLGTICLGIFSSTAINPGGADGLIFGNTDLMIAQFKGIFIVGGYTLLISYLLLKAINAVSPLRMDQKSEEEGMDTSEHSEGAYQH, encoded by the coding sequence ATGATAAACACCGGAGACACTGCGTTTATTCTTATTTCAGCGGCACTGGTTCTGCTGATGATACCGGGGCTTGCCCTGTTTTACGCAGGTATGGTACGCAGCAAAAACGTGCTCGGTACCATCATGCAAAGCTTCATTATGATTTCAGTCATTAGCATCGAATGGATTTACATCGGCTACACCATGTCTTTCGGGCCGGATATAGGCGGTTTTATCGGTGACTTAAGTTTTTTCGCCCTGAACGGAGTGACAGGAGCACCTAGCGAAACATACGCTACCACTATTCCGCAAACTGTTTTCATGATCTACCAATGCATGTTCGCAGTCATCACTCCCGCACTAATAACCGGAGCCTTTGCTGAAAGAGTACGCTTTGCACCCTTTATCGCTTTCAGCCTTCTTTGGTCTATTCTGGTCTACAACCCTGTCTGTCATTGGATATGGGGCGGAGGATTTCTTGCAGAAATGGGTGTGCTGGATTTTGCCGGAGGTCTGGTTGTTCACCTGACCTGCGGTGTTGCAGCTCTTGTGGCCTGCATCTTCATCGGACCTCGCACAGGTTACGGCAAACGCATGTTCATCCCTCATAACCTGACCATGACCCTGCTCGGAACCGGCCTGCTCTGGTTCGGGTGGTTCGGATTCAACAGCGGCAGCGCACTGGCTGCGGACGGTATTGCAGCCGGAGCATTCGTTGCAACTCACATTGCCGCTATGGCTGGCATGGCTGCATGGTGCGGCATTGAATGGTATCATAATGGCAAACCTACATCTCTGGGCGCAGCTTCGGGTGCTATTGCAGGGCTTGCCACCATCACCCCTGCGGCAGGTTTTGTCAGTCCCAACTCAGCGGTAATCATCGGTCTTTCAGGCGGACTGATTTGCTACGGAGCTGTTATGGCTAAATCCAGAATGGGGTACGATGACAGCCTTGACGTTGTCGGTATCCACGGAGTTGGTGGACTTTTAGGCACAATTTGCCTTGGAATTTTCTCCTCCACCGCCATCAATCCCGGCGGCGCGGACGGACTGATATTCGGAAATACAGACTTGATGATTGCCCAGTTTAAAGGCATATTTATCGTAGGTGGTTACACTCTGCTTATCAGCTATCTTCTGCTAAAAGCTATCAACGCAGTATCGCCTCTGCGGATGGATCAAAAATCAGAAGAAGAAGGCATGGATACCAGCGAACATAGCGAAGGCGCGTACCAGCATTAA
- a CDS encoding P-II family nitrogen regulator, translated as MKKVEIIIRPFKLEEIKECLTEIGIKGMTVTDVKGFGRQGGHKEVYRGAEYQVDFLPKIKVEVVIEEELLDELMEAVVNAARTGQVGDGKIFISPVDEVVRIRTGESGTDAL; from the coding sequence ATGAAAAAAGTTGAAATAATCATCCGCCCCTTCAAACTGGAAGAGATCAAAGAATGTCTGACCGAAATAGGAATCAAAGGCATGACCGTCACAGATGTGAAAGGTTTCGGCCGTCAGGGCGGACACAAAGAAGTTTACCGCGGCGCAGAATATCAAGTAGATTTTTTGCCCAAGATAAAAGTTGAAGTGGTCATCGAAGAAGAACTGCTTGACGAATTAATGGAAGCAGTCGTAAACGCCGCCCGTACCGGACAAGTCGGTGACGGTAAGATATTCATATCTCCGGTCGACGAAGTTGTGCGTATCCGCACTGGTGAATCAGGTACTGATGCACTCTAA